In Roseovarius indicus, one genomic interval encodes:
- a CDS encoding MbcA/ParS/Xre antitoxin family protein — protein sequence MTILRLPEQAGAEPVPQSIDAVARRRVSGPGLRTFLAIADRYGIPTRARVALLGEPSNSTYHEWVRKARAEAPLALPLDTLTRISGILGIHKALGILFPIEAEAMTWLKGPHRGEVFGGQAPIDVMIEGGLDGILTVRRYLDGWRGGLRGGPGAGADIEPLRETDIVFT from the coding sequence ATGACCATTCTTCGGCTCCCCGAGCAAGCCGGGGCGGAGCCCGTCCCTCAGTCGATCGACGCCGTGGCGCGCCGCCGCGTGAGCGGTCCGGGCCTGCGGACCTTCCTCGCTATCGCCGATCGCTACGGCATCCCGACACGTGCCCGGGTGGCGCTCCTGGGCGAGCCCTCGAACTCCACCTACCACGAGTGGGTGAGAAAAGCGCGCGCAGAGGCGCCCCTGGCGCTGCCGCTCGACACGCTGACCCGGATCTCCGGTATTCTCGGCATTCACAAAGCCCTGGGCATCCTGTTCCCGATCGAAGCCGAGGCGATGACCTGGCTCAAAGGGCCGCATCGCGGCGAGGTTTTCGGTGGGCAGGCCCCGATCGACGTGATGATCGAAGGCGGGCTCGACGGCATTCTCACCGTGCGGCGCTATCTCGACGGCTGGCGCGGCGGGCTGCGCGGCGGCCCCGGCGCGGGCGCCGATATCGAGCCCTTGCGCGAAACGGACATCGTCTTCACGTGA
- the thiD gene encoding bifunctional hydroxymethylpyrimidine kinase/phosphomethylpyrimidine kinase — MKRLLIIAGTDSSGGAGLTRDASVAADLGVQVLPVVTAVTAQTDDAVVAIHAVPANVISAQIAAAFAGPPPDVVKIGMLATEETAAAVAEALAQCAVPIVLDPVLASSSGGALSPERSIARVLTLATLLTPNFGEAAALSGLPAGPVPAQAARLQDRGAKAVLIKGGHGRGATCTDHLFSGASHRAFSAERLNMRRRGTGCTLATAIGCHLAKGATLPDACAAARDFLQTWLKRGPAEPSHAERVASCSRCM; from the coding sequence CGCGGGCACCGACAGCAGCGGTGGTGCCGGACTCACGCGTGATGCGTCCGTCGCGGCCGACCTGGGAGTTCAGGTCTTGCCCGTGGTCACGGCCGTGACGGCGCAGACGGATGACGCGGTTGTCGCAATACATGCCGTGCCCGCCAATGTGATTTCCGCACAGATCGCAGCCGCGTTTGCCGGCCCGCCCCCCGATGTCGTCAAGATCGGCATGCTGGCGACCGAGGAAACCGCCGCCGCTGTCGCCGAGGCACTGGCCCAATGCGCCGTCCCGATCGTGCTCGATCCGGTGCTCGCGTCGAGTTCGGGTGGAGCACTTTCGCCGGAGAGGAGCATCGCGCGGGTGTTGACGCTGGCGACGCTGCTAACTCCAAATTTTGGCGAGGCAGCGGCGCTCAGCGGCCTGCCCGCAGGGCCGGTCCCGGCCCAGGCGGCCCGGCTGCAGGACCGTGGCGCAAAAGCTGTCCTGATCAAGGGCGGGCATGGCCGAGGAGCAACGTGCACGGACCATCTGTTCAGCGGCGCCAGCCACCGCGCGTTCAGCGCCGAACGGTTAAACATGCGCAGACGTGGCACCGGCTGCACCCTGGCCACCGCCATCGGCTGCCATCTGGCCAAAGGCGCGACCCTGCCCGACGCCTGCGCCGCGGCGCGGGATTTTTTGCAGACCTGGCTGAAACGTGGCCCGGCCGAGCCGTCCCATGCGGAAAGAGTTGCGTCGTGCTCTCGTTGCATGTGA
- a CDS encoding RES family NAD+ phosphorylase — MTRLSRAPERTHRLIPSRFPPIDAFETVTSPRDLESVLELEGWTNDRLVASRLRRLPEDEWAYGRANASVVMAAFLHGAPQGTRFAGPDLGAWYAASALETSVLEVTSGIRREIALSALEQKTEELREYTARLDGDFVDIRGTRSDLHDPDPASYPATQVFGRSVRTGPHDGIAFDSVRHAGGVNWVSYRPSRVQDVIQARHFRVVVPRSGKVVVEAIRAGA, encoded by the coding sequence GTGACGCGCCTTTCCCGCGCGCCGGAGCGCACACACCGCCTGATCCCCTCGCGCTTCCCGCCGATCGACGCGTTCGAAACGGTGACGAGCCCGCGCGATCTCGAGTCCGTTCTCGAGCTCGAGGGCTGGACCAACGACCGGCTGGTGGCATCGCGCCTCAGGCGGCTGCCGGAAGACGAGTGGGCCTACGGTCGCGCCAATGCCAGCGTCGTCATGGCCGCATTCCTGCACGGCGCGCCGCAGGGTACGCGCTTTGCCGGGCCTGACCTCGGTGCGTGGTATGCCGCAAGCGCGCTGGAGACCTCCGTCTTGGAGGTGACGAGCGGCATCCGCCGCGAGATCGCGCTCAGCGCGCTGGAGCAGAAGACCGAGGAGTTGCGCGAATACACTGCGCGCCTCGATGGTGACTTCGTCGATATCCGCGGCACACGCTCCGACCTGCACGATCCGGACCCAGCGAGCTATCCGGCGACCCAGGTCTTCGGCCGCTCCGTCAGGACGGGCCCGCATGACGGAATCGCCTTTGACAGCGTGCGCCATGCGGGTGGCGTGAACTGGGTGTCCTACCGGCCCAGCCGGGTTCAGGACGTAATCCAGGCCCGGCATTTCCGGGTCGTGGTGCCGCGTTCGGGGAAGGTCGTCGTGGAAGCGATCCGCGCCGGCGCCTGA